Below is a genomic region from Raphanus sativus cultivar WK10039 chromosome 4, ASM80110v3, whole genome shotgun sequence.
atattttatagatattttctttttattatatatgggttgataaaataaataaactataataaaaaggataattaaagctttattaataaaaaggaaactaaacaatttttagtaATGATAATTTGGTATAGCTAagattaattcattaagggtattcgtgtaatcaaccatcgtgagaattaacgtgagcacgacacataagaaactgacttctcaaataatattatagagattttagaaaggtttttagttttatttttggataattatacaacttttatatcaaaaatttaaataatttatacaagttgatttaatatattttatccaaaagaaATACATAAGAtaaatctatctaagattataattttaaaaatttatacatatctATTTCTACATATAAtttagaataaacaaaaaaaaaattttaatattatgttcaaTTGaatcaaaacttattttaaaatattaataaaataataaaatttaaaatattaatattaagcataatttaaatttaaaatttttatcccTGATCTCGAGGATTTGGGATTTGGATTTGGTTTAACCGGATTGCTCTGGGAACTGAGTTGATCCGTTAACCGGAACTGACAGCCTTCAAATAAATGCTATCAGGTTCTCATCATCAATGCGGACGGTTTAGACTTTAGAGAATCTAACCTTCTGCATGAGAAAGAGTGTTTGATTCCTTgtctgagaaaaaaaataaataaatgaaaagaaagaagcCAATCTTCTTCTTTATCCAAACCAAATCCTCTCGAAGCAGAGTAACAGCAAAGGGGgagccaaaaaaaaatgacGACGATAATGGCGACGCAGGGGGCTATTCTGCGATTACGAACGAGCTCATCCTCAAAGTCCGTCGCTAAGCCAACGGAGCTCGGCTTCCTCAGCTCTCAGCTCAGTGGCTTAAGAATCTCGCATGCTCCCTCCGATGACGTCATCAACCGCATCTCCCTTCCTTCCTTTCCCGGTGCTCTTCAGCCAATCGTCGCCCGTAAGTTCCCCCCCCCCTCGTCTCTTAAGAGTTTTATTCATGTAGAATTTCGATTTCTCAGAGTTGTTGTGTGTTTGGATTCTCTCAATTAGATTGTCTACGTGGCAGGGCGACAAGTGTGTTTAAGTTCCATTACAAAATGTTTGGATTCTTTTGACACTGTTTTGTATTTAGAATTGTTTGGGTTTAGGCTTTTATGTGTTGGATTCTCTCAAGTTATATGTCTCGATGCCGACATGTGTGTTTAAGTTCTGGTTTCTCAGTCTTTGTAATAAGCTATTTACTTGATAGTTAGCCTTCTTTGACTTTGAAACTGTGTTTGTCTTTGTTTTGACAGGGAGGATCTGTCCTTTTACTGGGAAGAAAGCAAACAGAGCAAACAAAGTCTCCTTCTCTAACCACAAGACCAAGAAGTTGCAGTTCGTCAACTTACAGTACAAGAAAGTTTGGTGGGAAGCTGGGAAACGCTTCGTCAAGCTTCGTTTATCAACAAAGGCCTTGAAGACCATTGAGAAGAACGGTCTCGACGCTGTTGCCAAGAAAGCTGGCATAGATCTTCGCAAGAAATAGATATGATTTGATTGATATGCATTTTTCTTGCTGTTAATTTCTTTTCTTAATACATTTCCTTCAATGGAACGTTTATGAGTTTGAATCAGAAAACTGTTTAATGTTTCCCCCTTCTTGAGCCAGTCAAGAATTAGACAAAACtcgttaaaaaaagaaagaaaaatattacatttcatGTTTtcgattttatatattatatcgtTTATCAACTCAACTCTCAGTCTCTGGTTTTCCTTTTGATGATCTCCTCACGGACCCTTCCCCACCTATCGATCCTTTTTGTTTCCGAGGTTTACTCTTCCGTGGAGGAACTGAACCATCTGGAAGAATCATACCTTCCGTGTCTTTGGCACCACCGCTACGCCTTCTACGTACCGAAGGCTCTTGATCACTAGACGATGAGTCCATCGACCCGTGTTTGCTTCGGTTATGTCTTGATGACTGCTTCGCCGGTTCCTCTGATGATGCAACGCTCCCGCTGCTTCCTGGTTTGCGTCTGTGTCTGTGTTTCGGTTTCTCGTTGCTGGTCGGAGGAAGCAGTTCTTTTAGCCCGGCTCCATGTTGGTTCATCTCTGTACGTTTGAGATAAAACGTCAGGACTTGACGCTACAAAACAAAACGTTATATTAGAGAGAAAGATATAAAACCTTGAGGGTTGTATTTGTTGGAGTTGCCTCTGGAAACGACTTGAGCATTCTCATTTTCTTGAGGTTTGAAGTCATTCATCTGCGTTTTAAGGgcaaggatgatgatgatgagtttaCATACGatgatgcaaaaaaaaaaaaatgtatgaacGTAACGTACCCAGCTTGGAGTATTGGCAGCTGGACCATCAGAGCCAATATGAGCAACATGCTTTACATCGGTCGGAAACCCTATCTGCAtctcctcttctttctcttcgtCTGTTATAATAACAGAACCGTTTTAACATGACTTGTGACGCAAGAGATACAGAGAGTTTTGTGTGTTATGTTGGGGTAATTAATAGACTCACCAAAAATCTGAGTAATGTAACGAAGGCCCTTAAGAAGGCCTTTCATAGTCGTTGCCATTTGCTCTTATTGAAGGTTTTGATTCCGGTTAGTTTTGTCACAACCGGAATCAAATCTTATACGTTCAAGATTCAACGATCGTCACAGCTCTGTAACTCACGTAAACCTAAAACGTGCAAGAAAAGTAAGCAAAGAAACAAATCAATAAACAAGAAGAATAGAAAGAATATAGAAGAAACCTTGAAcgcatagatttttttttttgttcttgatgaGAAAAAATGTTGAAGATTTTCTGACGAAGagaggagagggagagagaaggATCAAGAGATCCCTCAGATGTTATTGGTTGTAATCTTAaccaagagaaagaagaagagggagagcactaagtttttatttttaccattgaattttttatttttttccttttctttatcAAAGCTGTAATTTACAGGTAAtttgtagttttatatttaGAATGTTGATGGTGATGGAGGCAACGTAGAGTTAGTTAGTTAATCAAACCCTCCATGGGAAACAAGTTGTCATGAGGATATTCCGGGTCTTAAGGAATTAGACAAAAAGACCACAACAGAACATCAATACTATTATTAATAAACACATGCATGTCTAAACATGTATTTGgtctttttttatataaactttatagGCACTGTTCGTTTCGTGATCTGGACGCAGCATCCAGACGCAGACGCGGACCGATGTTCGTTTGATGTAAAATAAAAGGTTAAGTTGGACGCAACATCCAGATATTTTTCATAACTCATCCAGATTTTTCAAGATTTCTGGATGAGTTTTTTAAGTGTTTCTAGAAACAGCAAACTCATCCAAAACTGTTAAAAGTCGATAATATCCTTAATTTATCCCAAGAATTACAGAGTTTTACATGAAATCAAATTTTTCCCCCAAAAACCGGAAACCAAATTTTTTCCCCcaaaaaccggaaaatcgaATTTTCTCCCCAAAACCGGAAACCAAAATTTTCTcccaaaaccggaaaaccgtgtttttccaccaaaacccgaaaaccgaatttttccgccaaaacacAAAGACTGagttttccggccaaaacctGAAAActgagtttttccgccaaaaccagaaataAAGTTTTTCGGCTAAAACCGGAAAActgagttttcccgccaaaacccgaaaatcgAATTTTTCCTCCCAAATCCGAAAACcgaattttccgcaaaaacccgaaaaccgaattttccgccaaaacccgaaaaccgagtttttcggccaaaaccggaaaattgagttttccggtcaaaacccgaaaatcgagttttccggccaaaacccaaaaaccgagttttctggccaaaatccaaaaatcgagttttccggcaaaacccgaaaaccgagttttcccgccaaaacccgaaaaccaagttttcccgtcaaaatccgaaaaccgagttttcccgccaaaacaaaaacgagttttcccgccaaaaccggaaacccgagttttccggccaaaaccgaaaaaccggGTTTTCCAACctgaaaaccgagttttccggccaaaaccgaaaaaccggGTTTTCCAACctgaaaaccgagttttcccgccaaaacccgaaaactgagtttttccgccaaaactggaaaacCGAGTTTACCGGCCCAAACTagaaaaccgagtttttccggccaaaacccgaaaatcaAATTTTCCTAGTCAAAATCGGAAACCtagttttccgccaaaattaaaaacaatttttttccgACCGTAAATAGGTTTTTCTGCTAAAACAAGTaatgatattaatattaatattttacatgatctttttagaacaaataaaatagtaatttagGTACCATGGGTAAACCTATATCGATATTCATTTAATTTCATCAAAACATATTTATCTCTATGAAAagttaaaacatgaaaatttaatttcattttttataaaaaatgaaaaaaaattgaatttaatgttcatttttatttatctctattttatttgtagttaaacatattttttacaaGTTAGTTTCActtttagatataattatatatgtttagaccaaaagaaaagataagGAGTTTTTGGTCATTTGACATAAAATTCATCCAGATACAAAATTACAGAATACAAAACGAACATAACTGCATCTAGATACAGTTTCCAGACGCATGATCCAAAATTTTTAGAATCGCGAACGAACGATATCTGATTGCTGCATCTAATTACTGCGTGCAGATGCCGCGTCTAGAATTCTCATCCAGTTCACAAAACGAACAGGGCCATAATATAAAGCGAGAACATTATTCTGTTTCTTTGGATAGTCTAAAAAGTTTTAGAATCCAAAGGAGAAACTTTAAAacagacaatttttttttctgaaaaaaagcAGATTGGATACAGGTGATAATCATATGATGGCTCAAGAAGCTTTCAGGTCATCCAAACCAACGCTAGcctgcaaaagaaaaacaagaggATCAAAACTAGTGATAAAATCTGAAGACATTGCGATGATTAAAAGGTCATTTTGTTTTACCAGAAACTTATGATTTTCTTGAAGGAATGGACCAAACTCAGTGCAAAACCTTTCCATGTCAGCGTATATGTCACCAGAACCAGATATGACATCCATGAACTTCTTCCTGTCTGGAGCAAGCTTTAAGGCCAtctgattaaaaaaacaaaagttaaaaccATTTATCAGAGGATCAAACAGGTAAAGGAGATAAAGTCAGTAAGTCACAAGTAAAGTTCATACAGAGAAGGTAGAGCTGGCGAGCCATCCGTGCCATTTCTTGAGTGTTTTTTGGTAAGATTCACCACAAGCCTGTGACATTGGCCAGTCTTGATGTGCTACCAAGTTGCGGAACAGCTCCACTAAGAAATCCATTGCTCTGAAAGAATCAATATATATCTATTTCTGAGAAGCAGCTCTCATTGTGTAACAAAGGTATGTATTGTGTGTTACATGGTGATAACGTTTTACCTGGTTAACCAGAGAAGACCGTTGGTACAACTAGACGATCCTTTTGCTGTCTTAGACTCAATTTCACCTTGAACAAATGTGTACAAGTACTTGTACTTGTCCGGATCAGACAAGTAGTTCTTCTCCAACCTCTACACAAGAGACCGAACcaacaattttatattttaagacaAACATCCAGTGCATAGAAGTCATGACGCAGGTACAGGACATTTTTACACATTACTAGCCAAGAGCAAGAACATAGCCAAAAAAATGCACTTCTATAAGTGGTTTTTACTATGAGTGCTAAATGGAAATGTGATCTACAACAATACAAGAGAATGCTACCGATATGTTGCCACCAATGTCAGCTTTCACGAGAGTCATAGCGGCTCCAAACTTATCTGGGAAAACAGAAACCAAAGGAAAAATGAAGTTACTACATAGGAAACACAACACTTGTCTATTAAAGGTAAAGAAACTTATTATTGCATATAACGACAACAGACAATCACAAGATATATACTTGAGCTTTTATATATCACCAAGAAAATATAAGAAGCtctactaaaaaaaaaaaaagcatttagagagagagagaaaaaagttttctcctttttaatTGGTACCTATAACAGGCAAGATGGTCTTGCAGAGGTCTAGAAAAGGCTTAGTAAGCATCTCCCCTTGTTCAGACTTGACATTCTTCATTCCTTCCAAACACGGGGTGAACACAGTCCCTTCCATTTTCAACTCTTTGACTTAACTGACAACAACAAGAAGACAAAAGAGGAAATCTCAGATATTTATGGCTGATTAAACAAACACATTGAAGAATGGCTGATCCTCCAGTGACTACCATTTATCTTCCTCAAAGTTAAACAATGAAGACAAGTcaacatcaaaacaaaaacccaaaacccataaacaattAACTAAAGGATCTGAAACTAATGTCAGCAACCACATGAGAAAACACATTTAACTCAGACAAGGAGAAAGAAAAGGCTATGAATTGAATCAGTTAATAATCTATATACATGCACAGAACTGATCAGATCATCTCCATTACAGTATAAAAAACAGACCAAGATTGAGACCCACATCATAAAAATGGAGACTTCCATCAATCAGATCAATAAACAGATCTAAAATTAAGTGAAATGAAATCAATCCGATCCATGGATCAAACATAGCATCACACCAACGTGAGaatacaccaaaaaaaaacaagaaattgTTCGAGATCTAACGATTCAATAGACGAATATGAGGCCGATCTGTAACGGAGGAGAAGAAAAATCGTACCTTTTGGACTGAGAATCAGAGAAAGGTGGGATCAGATTCTGATAGTGTGAGagaggtttcttcttctttgctctGTGGGGagttataaatttcaaatgatTCTGTTACACCCCCAGTGTTACGGATATTTCTGATAATAGCCCTAAAAATCATTTCATTAGTCAATCACGTCCAATTTCATATGTGAAGACGAAAGCGATTGCATTTGGAATGGTCGGGATGGTACTCACTACTCACTAGGCATGACCAAATTTATCCCGAACCGAAGAACATAACCGTGTCGAACCAAAAAGTCAAATTCGAAACTGAACCAAAAACATCTAAATGGACTGGACTCTATAATTCTACGACCGACAAATTGAAACCGAATCATTACCAAACCGATGACTAAATAAGTacctgaaaatttttaaaatcaaattatatacctaaaaataaaaatttacatatatttagttctaaataaccaaataacgTAAAAATACTATGATAAACCGAATTACCCGATACGAAACCAACgcttatgtttttcatttattttaggAACAAGGCATGTCTTAAGTCATTGTACTCTGCTTTAAAGATGAAGCAACCTTGGATTTTTACTTTTGGGTTGCTGCAACTTTTCTTGTGAATTCACCTATATGAAGATAGATTATTGCGAATGTGCATGCAGTTAACTGGAGAGCTAGCTGGGATAACTGGTGACTAGTTAATGGCAGAAGCTGAAAGAAATTTTACCTTATATGTTTTGCATTTTCCTAGAAGTCTGGATAATACTAGATCTCTAAACATGAATCCAAAATTAAGGCAAGTAGCCTGACAAGAAGTATTGAAGACTCTAAGTACACAAATTTCAAATAGGTCTATAGGATGTCTAGAATgtgagataatttttttttgttttctttttgagaattGGCATTCTATTAAAATGAATGTGAGATAATTGAAGACAAGATTTGATGTACTTTCTCATTCCTTGAGTTATACTAGATGGATATCTGCATGTACACACAATATTTTTCTAATCAGGTAATGAATGACGATATGGTGCAGGACGGATTTCATCGCGTAATTGAAATAACGCTTTCGTTACACCATTCAACATATATTAACAACATGTTCGTTATTTTTACCAATTATGCAtttaatagaaacaaaaaaaaaaatgtttgttcgTCAATTACCAATACAGCATTCGTTCTAGTGTACGCTTCAGTTATGGTGCATTATTTGACTATGGTGTgcgtttttttcttatttatcttttattagtTACAATTACTTCTAATAACTAAACAAATTTAATAGTTAAAGAATCTAATTACATATAGAaaattaacataataatttcaaaattttgtaaattttatttaataatataaattttcagaatattaaaattatagtaaactttattaaattatgttaaattttCTATATGTATTTCCACAATTTTAGTGAATAAACTGAAAAGCCactattttaatgattaataaaaaaataatcaaatattcattaaatttttattcaagAATTCACTTTTCTAAAtcccatatatattaatttgtgtTTAAGATGTTAGTTATATTTAaccaatgtttttaaaaatagaccGAATCAATTGGTCGAACCGTAACCATAacccaaaatataattatatattataaaatataatttactttttttatttgaaatgattagtatttaaattttataaataataaaatattacgAAATTaacactaaaatattttattttattaatatatgaatatgtttattttacattaatatttCTATCAAAATTACACTACTTTTTCTATAAAACCACActataatctatcttattaaagctgaagtacaatttcggtgtgtttggatatttggataagagtttttaaaaaaattggtgtatttggaaacatggattgtagtcttttaaaaaaaaaataattttgtttggaaacaaagatagtagtattaaatagaaaatttaatgaGCTTAAGtcattaagtccattataaaagaatgttgtcaatatatatataagaaaaatacaatacaaagcccaatttgaaataccaactcaaattatggtttttatatttcatattaagtctttaaaatataatatatgtaattgtttatatgatgatacgtattaaatactattaattatatgattacctttatgatggtacatataaaatacgattaattatatgatgaaattatacgatatataataatgactaaggatgggttttcagacatccatacgggtttggttctgattggtttgcgtttcgggttttcgaggtcaaagatttcagtcctattagaatgtttctaaatttttgtttgagtttgattcggatctttgcgggtttggtttgggtttggataacctatttaaattatttttaaagttttaaatcactatatattttaaatttttcaaaatctataaataaaataatatattacctataaatttaaataacatatgtcagaatacctaagattaacatatcaattggtttaatttaaaattttggatacgaaatcaataattattttaagtatttttggtgatctgagtatactttaactatttcagatatttgtttttgactatctatatatattttcaagtattttaaaccaatttaaaagtatcattcttgatgttttatataagttaaatataaaaataattaatatataagtatataaatctatttttagataaattcaggtacacgaatatTTCGGTTCCGATCCGATttggttctctaactaacaaaattttgaataattcgaatatttaatcaatttatgttcaggtttggtactatatttacggattggtatcagttctgttcatcggattcattttgccaaaccctaataattacatgaaaaacaaatatcatcatatttttaaaaatatacatccgcggaggtgaagagatcaaagtctataatcatttattttaacaacaagccaaataaatatgttgattgaagagcgaataaaacaaaactagagaaatacatagtttatcagagacactctatgtgtcgaatttattataaagaaaattttattaaaataaataaattcaataattacaaacaaataatatattttataaaagtgaaaaataatacccgcgctttcgaagcgcgggtcaaaatctagtttttattaaaattgcaTTCATTTGCAAACTGTAACCTGCAGTTACACCAGACCACACTTTAAGTGTGTCCTGCTTATATTACTAAATCTATGGTTACCATTAGGAGCTTTAATTTAACAAACTAACTTATTCAtttgatattcaaaataatattcttATCATTCTTATTCCGTTgtacaaaattaatatatgttaaaaatattaggTTTTAAAAAACATCACAAGtttcaatataataaaaaattatgctTAACCGATTTGAATAACATGACcaacaaaaaaatttactatatGACATTTTCATTCTCACTccataatttattctaaaaatagattGGGAAATggaatataaacaaaaaaataaagttaatccATTTTTGTAGATAAgattcttgaattttttttttttttttttgacaacaaaagAAACTAACTATGATCTCATCGGAAAATACAtgattttcaaaagaaaaaattaacatgatttGGATTTCGCTCTAAGGAGATATATGACATGACTTAGAACTTTATAgtcattaattttaaaaaagggtaatataatttgttttcaaATCAAGAAATAGAGATGATATTAGGTGATTTATAAGTTGCAAATTCCagcttatttttttaaaaaaataagaaaatgaaaaaaatgaagaaaacgGAGTATCCAAGAGAAATCCAAGAGATTTATGGATATAATCGTATGAACTGAGTGATgaataacaataaaaattagTCATAGTCCAATTGATTTCGTGAAACTGTGAAA
It encodes:
- the LOC108833202 gene encoding 50S ribosomal protein L28, chloroplastic, which translates into the protein MTTIMATQGAILRLRTSSSSKSVAKPTELGFLSSQLSGLRISHAPSDDVINRISLPSFPGALQPIVARRICPFTGKKANRANKVSFSNHKTKKLQFVNLQYKKVWWEAGKRFVKLRLSTKALKTIEKNGLDAVAKKAGIDLRKK
- the LOC108833203 gene encoding CRIB domain-containing protein RIC1-like; this encodes MATTMKGLLKGLRYITQIFDEEKEEEMQIGFPTDVKHVAHIGSDGPAANTPSWMNDFKPQENENAQVVSRGNSNKYNPQEMNQHGAGLKELLPPTSNEKPKHRHRRKPGSSGSVASSEEPAKQSSRHNRSKHGSMDSSSSDQEPSVRRRRSGGAKDTEGMILPDGSVPPRKSKPRKQKGSIGGEGSVRRSSKGKPETES
- the LOC108836072 gene encoding glycolipid transfer protein 1 → MEGTVFTPCLEGMKNVKSEQGEMLTKPFLDLCKTILPVIDKFGAAMTLVKADIGGNISRLEKNYLSDPDKYKYLYTFVQGEIESKTAKGSSSCTNGLLWLTRAMDFLVELFRNLVAHQDWPMSQACGESYQKTLKKWHGWLASSTFSMALKLAPDRKKFMDVISGSGDIYADMERFCTEFGPFLQENHKFLASVGLDDLKAS